In Salvelinus alpinus chromosome 19, SLU_Salpinus.1, whole genome shotgun sequence, the genomic stretch caaattgtagttgtcacatgcgccgaatacaacaggtatagatagaccttacagtgaaatgcttatttacaagcccttaatcaacaatgtaGTTGAATATGCCGAATATGCCGATAATACGGGGTGCAGCgctacacatgataagacactcactattcacacacatatacataaatgttgtattgtaaatatgtgatagtggagtagtggcctAAAGGAACATTCTAAATGTATTGGGTAAAGTTTTATGAattgtaatgtcatgtaatatttgaagatgtatataactgccttaatgttggaagagtagctgctaaaaGAAATcattaataaatacaaaaacaaatgttCTTTCAGTGTTTCCCAAATATACATTTAGTAGCTTAACTCTGCTACCACTGCTGGAAAGAAactcctaggggaaacactggtttTGTGCTCTGTTCGTGATGGAAGAGACAGAAAAATTGAGACATCAAGTCTGTTATTCTGGCctacatgtgtacacacacacacacacacacacacacacacacacacacacacacacacacacacacacacacacacacacacacacacacacacacacacacacacacacacatatatcccCAGGGCGCCGAATAAGTTACCATGACGCTGTACACATGGAGAGAGGTGTTTTCACACCGCTGTAATTACTCCGGGGAGCACACACATGCCAAATAAAATCACTTGGACGAGATATCACTAGTGACACATTCATTGTAATTCAAGTAAGTCCAATAATCAGTATCCTATCCATGATGCATCATCAAAGCATAAGTGGTAGGTAGTGAATTCCAGCCAGGGCAATGAAAACAGATTAAAGAAGATGATATTCTACATTACATTTAGCATACACATGTTCTATTCAACTCTATGGTCTCTACCTCATCATGAATCTATTTGGGGCATCTTATTGAATAAATGCAATGATCTACAAAATAGAGAAAAAGAAAAAGGATTAAGAAGTTATAAAGTGCCTTGATTTCATAGTGCTTTGCGTATGGATAAAAGATGAATCCAGGACGAAGCCGAAGTTTGGCCCATTACGTTCTTTGAACAGTGACAAGAGCCATTTCCGCTGCATTGTGTCTCCTCTATTATCTAATCTGAACACTTTAAAGCAGCTTTTATCCAAGACATGTCAGAGAAATGTTTAATGTGCTACGACTGATGAAGCATCAAAGGCAAAGGAAACAGCTGACAGTTTGCCTAACAGACACACAACAGTACACGCAGTCTGCTGGACCATTTCCCTCTACGTCACACAACAGTATAGGCTACCTACGTTTTAGTGTTTATAGTAGTCCTATTCACCGCAGTGGTTATGTATTTATAATGGGGTGGATCAGAAGCATCTTTTTAACCCCCAGACCAAACAACTAAGCTTTAGCTCAGGATGAAGAAGGCATTCTTAGATTTCTCAGACAACCCATGTTTGCTACCAGGGCAGTTGCACATTTTTGTTCACAAATCAGGTATAAAGACCACACAAATAATTTACCCCATCCTCATTCCTGATTCCACATTAGGTAGGTTTGAATCAAATATCCCCTTCatcatattttacacacacagtcTCCCTCCACATTAGAGCATCAGTCTAATCAGTAATGCTCAGTTAATCTTCGTTATCTAAGGCACAGTGTGCCTCAAGTCAATGCTATTACATAGGCCTAACTTCTGGCTTTTGCTAAATTCCCAGTAGTGTATAAGCAACCAACCAGCCAGAAGCGGTGTCATCTAGACATAAGCATCGTGAGAATGCATTCCCCAGAATATTGCTATTCAATTTACGTAGGCTACATAAGCCTGTTGGACAACCTGTCATCTATGCACTTGCATAAGACACAACGAAACACCCATATCCCCTTACCTTTCTGACTGGACTACATGCAGACGGCGATTCAACGAGCGTATGGGCAAAATCGCCGAAATAATTAATTTCGGAGGACACCTCTTTTCCCCTGTAGCGTTGTCACAGATGACTATTGCCACTTCGCTTCCCCACCAGCCAGCTCGCAACATAGGAATCCCAATGAGTGACAGTTTCTGTTAAGAATTAGGTACGGCATGGGGTGTTACCTGTGCTCTCTTTAACCAATGGGAACTGTGCATAAAACACGATCGAGGAACATGAGTTGTCActtgttaccacagccacaaagtcaaaatggtCTAAATCCCaacaattcatgaaaacaaaattcATGAAATTCATGTAAATGTGCTTTTTTGGTCTTaattaaaggttagggttaggaataaggttagcagtgtggttaatgttagggttaaggttagagttaggtttaaaatctgatttcaagaaaATAAATTGttgaaataggcggggtttaggCATTTGTGGTTGCAGTAACAAGTGATGACCAGGAAGCCTGCTGTAATGCAAGCTCATGGATAAATTAAGCACCACGGGAGCTCTCCATGGTACTACAGAACTTGCCCAAAGGAGCTAAAGTGTGATGGTAGGCTATAGATAGGTATTCACCACCAGGTTGGTTAGGCTACCATATCATAACACTTGTCTTTGCATTATTATTCACTATTATCTAATGTATGGCTTTTTGTTTTTCACCCCAATTTTTtttctcaaataaaaaatattgcaATTAAACTGTGTAAGGCCTCTCTCCTAGTTGTTTCATGTATCTGTTGGCAACCTGTCTGACAGAAGTGATTAGctgaaaacaaacacacatattGTAAACACTATTTAAGCAAATTCTCTTTGGTGTAACGCTTGTGGGTTAGTTGTTCTTAAACGAAAacatatgtcaaatcaaattgtattagttacATGTGCCggatacaacagttgtagaccttacagtgaaatgcttacttacgagcccataaccaacaattcagtttaaaaaatatatagataagaataagagataaaagtaacaagtaattaaagagcagcagtaaaataactatagggagactatatacaggggggtaccgatacagagtcaatgtgcgggggcacattgaggtagtatgtacatgtaggtagagttattaaagtgagtaTGCGTAGATGAcatcagagagtagcagtggtgtggggggggcactgcaaatagtctgggtagccatttgactagatgttcaggagtcttatggcttgggggtagaagcctcttatttagaagcctcttggacctagacttggcgctccggtactggttgccgtgcggtagcaaagagaacagtctatgactagggtggctggagtctttgacaaatttttgggccttcctctgacatcgcctggtatagaggccctggatggcaggaagcttggccccagtgatgtactgggccattcctaataccctctgtagtgtcttgcggtcaaaggccgagcagttgccataccaggcagtgatgcaactagttaggatgctcttgatggtgcagctgcagaaccttttgaggatctgaggacccatgccaaatcttttctgtcTCCTGCGGGGCAAtagattttgtcgtgccctcttcacattGCTTCATTGCTATGGATAAATAATTAATAGTTTTGTTGTAACAAACGGAGGATATTAAATCAGAAAGAGCAGCAGTGCCTTAACTTTATTAGATAGGCAAtcatcagtgcttgacttgggcacctcaaatgttcttcTGCTTGAGTTCCAACACCTCTTATAAAATATTAGCTTTATAATATTGCTGGGTTCTGGGACCTAAAAATAATTCCTGTCGGTACCCAAAATGAATAGCCTAATGGCATCTATATCAGTCCACTATATCAAGCACGGGATATATCATGTTTGGTTTCACTGCTGAGGGGATatggtgtgtcttttaagtgtttggtttCACTGCTGAGGGGATatggtgtgtcttttaagtgtttggtttCACTGCTGAGGGGATatggtgtgtcttttaagtgtttggtttCACTGCTGAGGGGATatggtgtgtcttttaagtgtttggtttCACTGCTGAGGGGATatggtgtgtcttttaagtgtttggtttCACTGCTGAGGGGATatggtgtgtcttttaagtgtttggtttCACTGCTGAGGGGATatggtgtgtcttttaagtgtttggaccgcagcCCATGAGTTGTTTctaaccatgtgacctgaccaggaaaaacatgTGACTCCAACTAGAGTTTTACTGACTGTGTGGTCAGGAAAAATGACTGGTTTAACCTATAGGCATATACAGATGTAGGTTCTTAATTTGAGAACAAAGTGTTTGGAGGGGACAGAGTTTTTGACACCATTATCACTGCTGTTGATATGGACAACTCAGCCCTGCTTGGGCTGGGGCGGGAGCAGTTGGAGGATCCCATCTCTGACAGCAAAAAGATAACCAGCATTATGAAAACCATAACATCATCACTGGCAAGAAACAATGCATATCTGGCTATCCAGGTGACACCTCAGCCATACTCTACCACAGTAGAGCAGATAGGAAGCGTTGACCTTTCTGTAGAGAGCAGCTCCAGCTCCCTTAGCTGTGCAGCAGAGGCAGCAGTGGACCTGCCAATATTCCCAGACATGGAGGACTTCATCGCAGTGCAGGCTAAACCTAGATAGGTATGGGGTGAAGGCCCCAGGATCCAGCAGACAGAGCGGATTAGAGAAGGACAGCTCCAGTGTCATGAATCAAGAGACTTTACGCAAGATCATTAGAAAGATCCTAATCCTAATTTTCAGCTCGAAGTTCCCCAGCCATATTCTGGTCTCGGTAACAATCTTTGATCAGTTGCTGCAGCATCTGGCCACATACAAGGAACTTACAGTCATCAGCTTTCATCAAGAAAGCAAAGTTTTCAGAGGGGAGAAAGTCCTGGGTGCCATAGTGATCGCTGTGTATAAAGACATCTCAGCCCTGCTGGATGTAGGGCTATCACAGCTGGAGGCTCCCATCACTGACAGCCAGAGCACAGCTTGCACCATCAAGGCTGTGACGTCATCGCTGGCAAGAAACGTAGCCTCTCTGGCTAGCCAGGCGACAGCAGTCCAGAAAGGGAACGAGAGCACGATGGCTCGGGAGACCAGCTCCTGGTGCACTGGAGAAATTGCAGAGGGCACCAGTACAGAGCCAAATGACACCCATTAAGATGTTTCATATTTTAtagatacatacagttgaagtcagaagtttacatacaccttagccaaatacatataaactcagtttttcacaattcctgacatttaatccaagtacaaattctgtgccttaggtcagttaggatcaccactttattttaagaatgtgaaatgtcagaataatagtagagataattatttatttatttttcttctgaataatctcagactggccaataaaaataaaagattaagatgggaaaaaaagcacagacactggacaaagatatggctttttctttgcaactctgcctagaaggccagcatcccggagtcgcctcttcactgttgatgttgagactggtgttttgcgggtactatttaatgaagctgccagttgaggacttgtgatgtgtctgtttctcaaactagacactctaatgtacttgtcctcttgctcagttgtgcaccggggcctccaactcctctttctattctggttagagacagtttgcgctgttctgtgaagggagtagtacacagcgttgtacgagatcttcagtttcttggcaatttctcgcatggaatagccttaatttctcataACAATAATAGcatgacgagtttcagaagagagGTCttcgtttctggccattttgagcctgtaatcgaacccacctatgtagatattccattaaaactcagccttttccagctacaatagtcatttacaacattaacaatgtctacactgtatttctgatcaatttgatgttattttaatggacaaaaaaaattgcttttctttaaaaaacaaggacatttctaaatgaccccaaacttttgaatggtagtgtatattgaCTGATATATACCGGCTGATATATCACATCCATATTTATGtaagtactgtatatttaagAGAGAAGCATTTTATTTCCTTTGTATTGATATACAAATCCATTACAGACAAGCACCGGAGACTAAATAATGTTGATTTACTTGCATCTTTATTGATTCAGTTTGATTTAGCCAGGAAAGACTTTGTCAAGCCGTTACAGTAacataaatataaaaaaatgtaaataacaatTCGCTCTCTAAAACAATATATTAATTACACTGATATCAACAACATTAAAAGTCAACAAACAATGGCTTTGGAGATGGTTGATGTGGTTGTAACATGTAGTAGAGTCATATAGCATTAATGTATACAGTAAAAAACATTAAAGAAAAGCTTGTAACACTCTGCCGATTCACAACAATAATAACGATGATAATAGTCACAattaactttaaaaaaatattcacACGTAGTGTCTTACTATCTTGGTATGCTGGAATAAACATGTCCACAATCTGTCTGACCTCCTCAGCAGGACATAGTGCAGTAGATCTGAACCATATCTAAGGAAGGCAATGTCTTTCTTTACCTGGCTCTCTAACTCTTTGAGCTGCATCCCACTTTGAAAACGTGCACCCAGCCTTGCTGATTTAAAAGGTCTGGACACAGTGCTCTCACTCGTCTATCTTTACATGTGAAGGCAGTTTCACCTCTGTCCTTTCTCTTTATGCTCACTATTGTCTCTTTCTCATCCCACTTTTGGTCATAAAAGCATTATCTGAAAGTATAAATAACAACAATATCAGAGTAAAGCCAGGGTGCTGCCATGTCTCTTTCCCAGACCATGGAATGAAGTCATTTTCAAGTCATTTTCTCTGCTGGTGGGGAGCCCTGACAAGCTCCCCAAAACATAGCGATACAACATATCCGCCGATATACTGTTTTACATCAGGGAAATGAAAAAATGTAATTTTTCCACACTGAATTCTCATAAATAGCCATCCAAAACGGTCTAATAACTATGCTTCAAATGTTGATTTCATACATTGTGACAATAATGACACATCATGAGAATGGCTGCAAGTGTACAGATATGCATTAGATTCCCTTTTCTTTCACACTATTTCTTGAATATCGGTTATCGTTGGAGTTATCGGACGATACCAATATAGTGTTAAAAGGCCACTATTGGCAGATAATATCAGTGAACCTATATAATCGGTTGGGCTCCAGCCCTGACACAACTTAATGCTGACCCCTTGTGTTCATCTTTAGGCACCGCAGACGGTTTGCAGTGTCTTAGAGCCAGGCTCTCCAATTACCCCACACTAAGAACCATTCAGAGTCAACTACCTTTAATCTCAAGCCATTTGAGGAAATTTTCTGAAATGGAACCAACCAACTACCAATGAACTTTACCGCTATTTTCCTCATTTCCTCATATTAAAAAACACTTGTGAGTCTTCATCCCCAATTTTAACCACTGTCTCCAAACCATCCCGTCACACACCTTCTGAGAGTAACATCACCCCAGAAATGCAAAAGACAagcacattctccaaaacatcaCTCCTGATTATCATCTAAAATCTTCTTAAATATGATTTTGCTATCCCCCGACCTCATGTCTCATTACCATAGATATGCAATTTGGCAAACTACCCTCCAGGTTGGCACTAAACCTTCCAGAGGAATAACGTTATCAAACTACCCTCCAGGTTGGCACTAAACCTTCCAGAGGAATAACGTTATCAAACTACCCTCCAGGTTGGCACTAAACCTTCCAGAGGAATAACGTTATCAAACTACCCTCCAGGTTGGCACTAAACCTTCCAGAGGAATAACGTTATCAAACTACCCTCCAGGTTGGCACTAAACCTTCCAGAGGAATAACGTTATCAAACTACCCTCCAGGTTGGCACTAAACCTTCCAGAGGAATAACGTTATCAAACTACAATGTTATTGTCTTGAAACTTTTGGTGCCATCCTTGCTTCCCTGCTTCCCACCAAGACTTCCTGGATACTTTACATTAAAGGCAAAGAATTTCAATATTTAACCTAAACCATGTCAATGATAGTTTATATTGCATTCTACAGTGTAGCAGTTCAGCTTATGTTCTTTTGTACTTCTATGTTCTTTATAGTTTGTGTTCATAGTCTAAACTCTTTTGTATGGTTCTCTGCTGTTCAGTTTGCATTggttgttttcactatatattgtGCAGTTCTAACTGTGTTGTAGTTTAATCTGTCTTGTAGCCTATCCAATTGTGTAGTTTGTAATCAAGTTGATATTAAGTAAAATGGAGCCTCTCTAAATCTCAGTGGACTCTATCCTCTCTAGACGTGAGGGTCCGGCCCAGGGGGTGGGCAgctggaggagggaaggggaaccTTTCACGTCCTCACAAGGTGGTGGGGAGAGGGTTAGGGCAATGGGAGCAGGGAGAGGGACTGAGGGCAGGGGAGGGAAAGTTGACAGGGTCGGTGGTGGGGGAGGGGAGCTGGAGGatgagggggtgggggtgggttTGGACCCCAGCTGTCCCACCTGTTGCTCCAGAGCCTGGTTCTTCTGTAGAGTCTCCACATAGCTGACCTGAAGCTGTGCCTGATATTTCAGCACACGCTCCTTCTCGTCAATCCAGGTATGTCGTTCCTGGTCGAAACTAAGGGTCTGGCGCTCTCTCTGTTGACGTTCTAGACGTAAGGCCCCCTGGAGCTGATCCAGCTGCTCACGCAGGTTCCCTGATTCCACCTGGGCCTCTTGGCACTTAAGCTGGGCCTCCTGGTGGAAGTGGGCCTCCTGACACAAGTGGGCCCACTGATGAAGTCGAGGTTCCTTGCGCAGTTGGGCTTCCTGGTGGAGATGAGCCTCCTGATATAGATGGGCTTTCAGGCGCTGGTGGGCCTCCTGGCACTGCTGCATGTCACGCCACTGGGCCTCTTCACGCTGCTGCCTCTCTTGTCTCTGCACCTCTTGCCTCTGGGCTTTTGCCTCGTCACTCTGGAGGCTGAGCAGGGCATCTGAGGTGGGGGTGAGAGGGGTGGACGAGGGCTCTGGGGGGGTGCGGGGGCAGTAGAGAGCCCCCCAGGGTGGGAGTAGCCCCACAGCTCCTAGGGTTTGGGTTATGGCAGGATCAACCCCTCCGCCCATCTCCCACAGAGCTTGTTTAAGACCCAGCACCTCAGCCTCAAACACACCCAGCTTCTCCCTCAGGATAGACACCTGACAAAGGGAATGAGGAATAGTATGAGTCTGTCAATATGTGTGTGCATGGTTCAGTTTCACTTCCATCCCTAACTCTGAACGGACAGGataactctactgtagtgtaCACATTAGTGTCATCAGATAGGTGACTTACAGGTTTCTATGTGTATGGGTTGTTGGAATCagctaaactttgaacattgagatattaaataaatTATAGAGAAGAAGCCTTGAATAGAAAGAGTGGAAGAGAATGGGTTTTATGTCAGAAGTTAAGGGTTCTCTGTAGAAAGCCAGAAGGCTTTGGAATAtgtttgatggaggagaggagagcgacgTGTTGATATAGGGAAGACAGATGGATATCTGTGGATTAGGTGAAGGAGGGGTTAAGGTCAGGAGGTGAGGGGTGAGGTCAGTTCCCCTTAAGGGAGTAATCAGGGTTTAGTATCTGGTTACCTTCTTCCTGTTGGGCATAAACTGTAAGGATTGGAAAGAGGGCGTGTCTTAACTAGGATGTATATAACTGTGATGGAGAGAAATGTTTTGCTGTCTGATTACAGCTGTACAGCACCTTTGGGAAGAATGAAACTTGTTTAAAGCTTCTCTGGTGTCCGTGGGTTATTtactgaaaaataagaacctaacagggTGTAGGTACCTCGGTCAGCGTCCTCCTCAGCTCTCCCTGGCAGCGCTCCAGCTCCAGGCTCTTGGAGCTATATGAGTTCTTGAGGCCCAGCATGGCCTCCTCCCGGTCCCTAAGCTGGGCATTGGCCTCCTTCAGCTGGCCCCTGAGGGCCACCATCTCCCCCGCCCGCTGGGTCACCTCTGCCTGGCTCTCCCTCAGCTGCTGCTTCAGCAGGGAGATCTCCCCTGCCTTCTGACACACCTGGACCACACATATTAGGTCAGTGTTATGGGGAGGCTGTTCAcacagtcgcacacacacacacacacacacacacacacacacacacacacacacacacacacacacacacacacacacacacacacacacacatacaaacacacacaaacacacacaaacacacacacaaacacacctcccACTTGGTCTCATCCAGGCGTGGCAGTATGTCAGTCTGTTCCATCCTGAAGTGCAGACACTTCCTCTCCAGATCCTCTCTCTGGGCCAGCAGggcagccatctcctcctgcAGACGTCGCTTGTCCTGCGACAGATGGGTGATCTGGGCCTGCAGGGCATTCTGGGAGCGCTGGGCGCGACGGGTCACCTGCACACAGAGGAAGAGAGTATCAACATTTGGTAGACTGTTATTGGTTACCGCTGCTGTGGAATGTGTAGTCACCTGCTGCAGACGGGAGGCGTAGTTCTGCCCCAGctcatccatctgtctctcccacaCACGCTGCTTCTCCTCAAACACCTGGACGATGGCGGCCTCGCTCTGCTCCAAGTTACGACGCATGTGCTGCACCTGGGAAAGGGGATgagagggagtagaaaataaaaagaggacagaagaggaggaCAGGATTTTTGGGACTAACCCAAAGCAATGACAATTGCTACATTGATGAAATCTATGAAAATAAATCACGCATGAACATTGACCCCAAAATGATCTTTCAGCTCTCACCTCTTGCTGCTTCTCCCAGAGCCGGTTCTCCAGGTCTTGGATGACATCAGAGGAGGAAGGAGCGGGACGTTGGGGTGCTGGGGTGTCCCCCAGGTGGTTCAGCTGCTGATAGGACGAGGAGCTCTTTACTGAAGAGGAGCGGTCACTGTATGAGGCACTCAGCCCGTTCTGGAATAGTTGCATACATTTATATACAGTCCACTCCTGCTGTGGCTTTGGTATGATAGTGTACCAAACTGGATAGATGCAGATACCCAGAGAAAGTAAAACAAATGTACATGAATTGCTACTGGTGAGCTGCACTGCACTAAAAGGATGTTAGCACTCATCAGGAGTCGACTGCAGTTGCTTTCATTACGTTTACAAAATCCCATTTGCGGAGCAGCAAGCAATGCACCCACCTGGTAGCCTGGTTGCTCCAGCTTTTCCAAAGCCACTGCAGCTCCAGCTGTGGTCCCTAGTCTGTTGATATTGCTGGTAGAAGCACTGAGAGACCCCAGGGCCTCTTGAGGCCCATAGCCCAAACCAGAGCCTGCATACGTGGGCAGGCTGGTCAGGGAGTTCCTCCCCGAAACTGACATCCCTCCATGGACCCCTCCGTTACCCTTaccccctcctgctccctctgcCAGGCATCTGCCCCTCCCTGGGCTGCCCTGGTCTAGGAGGAGGGCCTCTGGGACTGCCACTAGTTctcctccccctgctcctccttctctctgtccccccccaccCCTACCCTCACCTCCACTCCCACTGGTTGGGCCAAGGAGGTTCTGCATGGAATGAAAGCtcttgggaaccactggtttgaAGGCAGAGGGACGAACCAGCCCCGAGTTGTTCTGAAGGGTTGAAGGCCAGGAAGAggcaaagagagaaagggagatagagggggagaaaaCGGTTTGCGTAGAGGGATATGAGTAAAGACAGTTCTAAAGAAACTGGAAAGGAAACTGTTAGCATAACAACACATTAAAGCCTTTACATTACTGTCTTAAATCGGTAGACAATAGAAATCATTATCAAATACTATGCCAATAATTATTTGTAAGACCTTTTCACCATTCTATTTCATTAGCTGTTATAAGAAAATAAAGTCTTTATGTAACTGTGTAATTATGAAGTCAT encodes the following:
- the LOC139545068 gene encoding leucine zipper putative tumor suppressor 3-like, yielding MGSVGSGVAGEQEFAMKSVGTRTTLPRAPGLSRHCPADRSCRTERLPPETVSEGTASSDERGSVSIGTGTGNGTGTDRPPDSDTDHTTTTASNCDQEDPWVGCGNGAGRREREWERERKSRRREMESKEMERERVWERERERAERERETERAERDRDRVERERERERVERERERERVERDGERERVEVERERDRVECERKTQGGFVSLDVCSNVVGLGGNDSGTGMTPHQHRETGENKTDNHNNPLTHNPPKILPVSGKLEQNNSGLVRPSAFKPVVPKSFHSMQNLLGPTSGSGGEGRGGGGQREGGAGGGELVAVPEALLLDQGSPGRGRCLAEGAGGGKGNGGVHGGMSVSGRNSLTSLPTYAGSGLGYGPQEALGSLSASTSNINRLGTTAGAAVALEKLEQPGYQNGLSASYSDRSSSVKSSSSYQQLNHLGDTPAPQRPAPSSSDVIQDLENRLWEKQQEVQHMRRNLEQSEAAIVQVFEEKQRVWERQMDELGQNYASRLQQVTRRAQRSQNALQAQITHLSQDKRRLQEEMAALLAQREDLERKCLHFRMEQTDILPRLDETKWEVCQKAGEISLLKQQLRESQAEVTQRAGEMVALRGQLKEANAQLRDREEAMLGLKNSYSSKSLELERCQGELRRTLTEVSILREKLGVFEAEVLGLKQALWEMGGGVDPAITQTLGAVGLLPPWGALYCPRTPPEPSSTPLTPTSDALLSLQSDEAKAQRQEVQRQERQQREEAQWRDMQQCQEAHQRLKAHLYQEAHLHQEAQLRKEPRLHQWAHLCQEAHFHQEAQLKCQEAQVESGNLREQLDQLQGALRLERQQRERQTLSFDQERHTWIDEKERVLKYQAQLQVSYVETLQKNQALEQQVGQLGSKPTPTPSSSSSPPPPPTLSTFPPLPSVPLPAPIALTLSPPPCEDVKGSPSLLQLPTPWAGPSRLERIESTEI